From one Rhodothermales bacterium genomic stretch:
- the porV gene encoding type IX secretion system outer membrane channel protein PorV, producing the protein MNATQSPGESTGAAPSNRLRLIAGAFLATLMMASLATPTLAQVGGAAVVFLKIEPDSRAAGMGNAGVALADNASATFWNPAGLAFQEGTELGLTHSNWLPEFNAGLFYEYLMAKKSVPGIGTFGAHITYLFLGEHEGRDGQNNPTGTFRSYDLAVGLSYGFKVMPTLSLGTSLRFIYSNLAPGTSVEGQETKAGVAAAFDIAALYRSRPMNLGAAKGVLSAGFNLANMGPEVQYSDSEQADPIPTNMRIGWAYTVDFDEFNRITIVNDFNKDLIKVDSLNNADPFYKAIFSSWSPIEVRTNALQDDAAELESLSVFEQMTIGVGLEYWYNSLFALRTGYFYENPYNGNRKFLTLGAGIRYNIIGVDFSYIYALEENSPLANTMRFSLLLNFAR; encoded by the coding sequence ATGAATGCAACCCAATCTCCCGGGGAATCTACCGGTGCGGCCCCCTCGAATCGCCTGCGCCTCATCGCCGGCGCCTTCCTGGCTACGCTAATGATGGCCAGTCTGGCCACACCCACACTCGCGCAGGTGGGCGGCGCCGCCGTCGTCTTCCTCAAAATCGAGCCCGATAGCCGCGCCGCCGGCATGGGCAACGCCGGCGTCGCCCTCGCCGACAACGCGAGCGCCACGTTCTGGAATCCCGCCGGCCTGGCCTTTCAAGAAGGCACCGAACTCGGCCTCACGCACTCGAACTGGCTGCCGGAGTTTAACGCCGGCCTGTTCTACGAGTACCTGATGGCGAAGAAGAGCGTGCCAGGCATCGGCACCTTCGGCGCGCACATCACCTACCTTTTCCTCGGTGAACACGAAGGACGCGATGGGCAGAACAACCCCACCGGCACCTTCCGCTCGTACGACCTCGCCGTCGGCCTCTCGTACGGCTTCAAAGTGATGCCTACCCTTTCGCTTGGCACCAGCCTCCGCTTCATCTACTCCAACCTCGCGCCGGGAACGAGCGTCGAAGGCCAGGAGACGAAGGCCGGTGTCGCGGCCGCGTTCGACATCGCGGCCCTTTACCGTTCGCGCCCGATGAACCTCGGCGCGGCCAAAGGCGTCCTGTCCGCCGGCTTCAACCTGGCCAACATGGGCCCGGAAGTCCAGTACTCGGATAGCGAACAGGCGGACCCGATCCCGACCAACATGCGCATCGGCTGGGCGTACACGGTGGACTTTGACGAGTTTAACCGCATCACGATCGTGAACGACTTCAACAAGGACCTCATCAAGGTCGATTCGCTCAACAACGCGGATCCGTTCTACAAGGCCATCTTCTCGTCCTGGTCGCCCATCGAGGTCCGCACCAACGCCCTCCAGGACGACGCCGCTGAACTGGAGTCGCTGAGTGTGTTCGAGCAGATGACGATCGGTGTCGGCCTCGAGTACTGGTACAACAGCCTCTTCGCCCTCCGCACCGGCTACTTCTACGAGAACCCGTACAACGGTAACCGGAAATTCCTTACGCTCGGCGCCGGCATCCGGTACAACATCATCGGGGTGGACTTCTCCTACATCTACGCCCTCGAAGAAAACTCGCCGCTCGCCAACACGATGCGATTCTCGCTGCTGCTGAACTTTGCGCGGTAG